From Nymphaea colorata isolate Beijing-Zhang1983 chromosome 6, ASM883128v2, whole genome shotgun sequence, a single genomic window includes:
- the LOC116255735 gene encoding EG45-like domain containing protein 2, whose product MSQPLSAAAILLVALFQIFAGFCRADVGTAAFYNRPYVPTACYGTSVVQIPANNLFAAVDDRIWDNGAACGRDYSVRCLSGATPPNPCLAGQTVTVRIVDRAPPVSTPSSAGTTFVLSNDAFSVIANSAHAKQINIEFLQV is encoded by the exons ATGTCACAACCTCTTTCTGCAGCAGCCATTTTACTGGTTGCACTCTTCCAGATTTTCGCCGGATTCTGTCGGGCGGACGTCGGAACAGCTGCTTTCTACAATCGCCCTTACGTCC CGACGGCCTGCTACGGGACGAGCGTGGTGCAGATTCCGGCGAATAACTTGTTTGCGGCAGTGGACGATCGGATCTGGGACAACGGTGCAGCGTGTGGGAGGGACTACTCGGTCAGGTGCCTGAGCGGTGCGACGCCCCCCAACCCTTGCTTGGCGGGTCAGACAGTGACGGTCAGGATCGTCGACCGCGCGCCGCCTGTTTCGACGCCGTCGAGCGCGGGAACCACATTCGTCCTCTCCAACGACGCCTTCTCCGTCATCGCCAACTCCGCCCATGCCAAGCAGATCAACATCGAGTTCTTACA GGTATGA
- the LOC116255734 gene encoding EG45-like domain containing protein isoform X2 produces MSNMVCRKATLLLIIHHLLALCSADVGTAASYDRPYVPTACYGWDVSQIPSDNMFAAASERIWDNGAACGRTYQVRCLSGEAPPNPCNSGENVKVTVVDQAPPVSTPSSSGTTLVLTVDAFFAIADSSASLINIEFLQV; encoded by the exons atgtCAAATATGGTTTGTAGAAAGGCGACGCTTCTCTTGATCATCCATCATCTCCTCGCTCTCTGTTCAGCAGACGTCGGCACTGCTGCTTCCTATGACCGCCCTTACGTCC CAACGGCGTGCTACGGGTGGGACGTGTCGCAGATTCCGTCCGACAACATGTTCGCGGCGGCGAGCGAGCGGATCTGGGACAACGGTGCCGCCTGCGGCAGGACCTACCAAGTCAGGTGCCTCAGCGGCGAGGCACCCCCCAATCCTTGCAACTCCGGCGAGAACGTCAAGGTCACGGTCGTCGACCAAGCCCCTCCGGTGTCCACGCCGTCGAGCTCGGGCACCACCTTGGTCCTCACCGTCGACGCCTTCTTCGCCATCGCCGACTCCTCTGCCTCTCTCATCAACATCGAGTTCTTACA GGTATGA